The following coding sequences are from one uncultured Bacteroides sp. window:
- a CDS encoding TetR/AcrR family transcriptional regulator yields the protein MIHAEADNSSRVDLKKRIVATSMEAFSSRGVKSVTMDEIAMMLGISKRTLYEVFEDKETLLIECLLTHRAKMNAFVDEVLANSSNVLEVILKCYKKSIEDYQRTNIRFFKEVKKYPKVNELIDCNRKREREESVEFFEKGVAQGLFRSDVNFDIIHTLVYEQLDLLLSSELFARYSFMEVYEAIIFTFLRGVSTEKGDAILEKFIIDHRDQNKS from the coding sequence ACTTCAATGGAGGCTTTTTCTAGCCGTGGGGTAAAAAGTGTTACTATGGATGAAATAGCAATGATGCTTGGTATTTCTAAACGAACTTTATATGAAGTTTTTGAGGATAAAGAAACATTGTTAATAGAGTGTCTCTTGACACACCGTGCAAAAATGAATGCTTTTGTAGATGAGGTACTTGCAAACTCTTCTAATGTTCTTGAAGTAATATTGAAATGCTATAAGAAGAGTATTGAAGATTATCAACGAACGAACATTCGTTTTTTTAAGGAGGTTAAAAAATATCCTAAGGTTAATGAGCTGATAGATTGTAATCGTAAGAGAGAGCGAGAGGAGTCGGTGGAATTTTTTGAGAAAGGGGTTGCTCAAGGTTTGTTTCGTTCTGATGTAAACTTTGATATTATTCATACTCTTGTTTATGAACAGCTTGATCTACTTTTAAGTAGTGAGTTATTTGCTCGTTATTCTTTTATGGAAGTTTACGAGGCTATTATATTTACTTTTCTTAGAGGTGTCTCTACTGAAAAAGGAGATGCTATCTTGGAGAAATTTATTATTGACCATAGAGATCAAAACAAGTCTTAA